In Borrelia duttonii Ly, the sequence TCGATAGTACTGAAAAAATATTGAAACACAATCTGAAAGAAAAAAAAGCTGAACTTGCCAAACAAAACAAATATGAAAAACTAAAATTAGCAGAAGAAAAAAGACAAGAGAAACTAAAAATAGAAAAACAAAAAAAATTGCCATAAAAAGATCAACCATGTCCGAAAAACAATTAATGGACTTAGAGTATAAAACGTTAAAAAAGCAAAGCGGAATTATACGTCGTACTGGGCGCGGTATTATAAGCATGGGTAAAATAGCTTTGGCGGCTACTGTCGGCGGACTCGTAGAAGTTGCTGCTGGAGAAGCTATTGGAAGTGCAGTAGACTATGCTAGAAAAACAATACAAAAGAATGCAACAGCTAAAAAGCTAAGTTTAATCAATTCGAAAATATTCAAACCAGAAGAAAAGTCTAAACTTGACAAAATCCTTCAAGGAATACCGGGGTTTGCCAGAGACATCGATAGAGAAGAGTTCATTAATTATGCTGGGATCTTGAGAAAAGATTTGGCAAGTTTAGGGCTCAACAATGAAGAACATCTTACTAAATCGGCAATACTTGCCGCAAAGCTTAAATCCACAGGAATTATTGATGATAATGCTGCTGCTATTTCTGTAGTATCAGAATTCTTAAGAGGTAAAAGCGGGCCTTTATATGATACTCTAAGGTCATTTCACAAAGTATTTAACAAATATAATGAAACTAAAGAAATGGAATATAACTTCCTATCTTCAGGTCAAGCTTTGTCTTTTAGAATAGAAACACTAAAAAAAATTATTGATGATTTTGATGCAATTGAATTATCTACATATACAACTAAAGAAGAAAAAATCAAAAATAATCTTGGTAAAGTCGAAGATTCTTTTTCAAGAATTTCAACTACAGTACTAGAACCCATTTTAGATTGTTTAGTATGGTAAAAAAAGCACTGAAACATATACTGTGGTTTTCTAGTGCAGACGACAAAACAGATAAAGACCATTCACCACTCCCAACTACTGATACTGGGACTAAATTAGAAAAAGACGCAAGTGTGAAAACACCTTAAGGAGGTATAAATATGATTACACAATTTACAACTGATTTTATACATCAGTACCAAGATGCAAAAGGCATGAAATCAATGCTAGACTATATTAACTTGACGCCGTCTCAAATAACAACCATTTTGAAAGAAACTTTCAATCAATTATCTAGTGTGTTTATGACGTCGAATTTCTTAATTCTATGCCCACGAATAGACTTTAAAGGGCAAGGATATGTCCCACAAGGATTTTTCATTCAAGCTAAAAGTGAACTAATCAACATGAAATATAGTACTACTTGTTCAAAACGTCCTATAATTGATTATTACACTCGTAAATCTACACATGTAAGTTATAATCCTACTTTCAACGATGAGATCATCACACTAAATAATGCTAAATTAGTTAGTGGATATTCAGAACTACTCAAATGGTCATTCAATGTGCCTTTTGGAAAATCTATATTTCCAAATACTAGCAATTTAGCAAAACAACACTTAACTAACAGGGTAAAAGAAAGTGTGCCATTTAGTGTTTACAGCCCATCTTTTGGATTTAGAGAAATAGTTGCTGTTACTTCTCTTGATCTCAAAGATACAGTATATCTTGATGAGGTTGAAATTAGTGTAACATTAGAAGTTCTCAAAACATTTACAAAATACAAAGGATGAATTAATGGAGCCTAGACTTTTGAAATATGACTTTAAGATAGAATTCTACGATCAACCTAAAATCTACGAGATACCTAAAAAAGAAAATGAAACTCAAACTGAAAAAGCTAAAGAAAAGAGCATACCTAAAGAAAAACCAAAAGAAGAAACTAAGACTGAAGAAACTAAAGAAAAGAAGAAAAATACAAACGAACCCAAAATTGTACTTCGAACTACAGATGGTATACATATAGACATTCAAATATCTGATGTATATACAAGCAATAACTATATATGTTCTAAACAAGCAAAACTAACTATTTGGAATTTACCTATAGATTTTAATGATAATTTACAAGCTGGTAATATTGTCGCAATATACTATAAAAAATTTGCAGAAGTCAAAGATTATGACTTTATTATGTCTGGGTATTTGGGTACACCTATGAGTACCGATTATCCTAGTGGTGATTTTAGTGTTCAATTGGAAATTCATTTAGCATCAAAAAGCAATTATTTTCATAGAGCACTCAACCCAAATCAATTTCAAGGCATGACAGTAGAAAATGCGATCAAATCAGCTTTTCCTAGTAGAAATATTATCAATATGACTTATGAAAACAAAAAACGCATAATAAATGAAAGTTTCTGTGCAAACACTCCTGTTGAATTCATTGAAAAAATAACTAAAAAGTATGTTCAAAGTGTTAGAACAGATATTGAACCTAAAGACCATACACAACTCATCCAAGAAGCATCTCTTACTACTACTCATACTGAATGTAACTATATATTTACAAATTATGTACCGATACAAACAGAAACAGAGAAAAAAGAAGAAACAGAAAAAAATAAGCCTATACAAAAGGATAAAAATCCAAAAACAGAAACACCTACAACAGATACAAAAGAAGAGGAAACAAAAACAGACACAGATAAGGACTATGAACCTCTTGAAGATTATCTTCTCGAATTCATACCACAACAAGAAGTCACTATAGGTTCAAACAGAAATATTAAGTTCATATATTGGAATGCCAAGATTATGTATACTCACAAACTCAAAGTTGGCGATAAAGTTAGTTTCATTGATGGTACTGGCAATAAAATTAAGGGCACTATTTCACAAGCTGATGCTGTATTAAGTAATATTGGTGAGTGTTCTCTTATACTCAAGCTTTACGATGATGCTAATTTTTTAAACATAAAAGGAGAAGCTAAGTAAATGCATTTGA encodes:
- a CDS encoding DUF792 family protein; translated protein: MITQFTTDFIHQYQDAKGMKSMLDYINLTPSQITTILKETFNQLSSVFMTSNFLILCPRIDFKGQGYVPQGFFIQAKSELINMKYSTTCSKRPIIDYYTRKSTHVSYNPTFNDEIITLNNAKLVSGYSELLKWSFNVPFGKSIFPNTSNLAKQHLTNRVKESVPFSVYSPSFGFREIVAVTSLDLKDTVYLDEVEISVTLEVLKTFTKYKG
- a CDS encoding DUF693 family protein, with amino-acid sequence MEPRLLKYDFKIEFYDQPKIYEIPKKENETQTEKAKEKSIPKEKPKEETKTEETKEKKKNTNEPKIVLRTTDGIHIDIQISDVYTSNNYICSKQAKLTIWNLPIDFNDNLQAGNIVAIYYKKFAEVKDYDFIMSGYLGTPMSTDYPSGDFSVQLEIHLASKSNYFHRALNPNQFQGMTVENAIKSAFPSRNIINMTYENKKRIINESFCANTPVEFIEKITKKYVQSVRTDIEPKDHTQLIQEASLTTTHTECNYIFTNYVPIQTETEKKEETEKNKPIQKDKNPKTETPTTDTKEEETKTDTDKDYEPLEDYLLEFIPQQEVTIGSNRNIKFIYWNAKIMYTHKLKVGDKVSFIDGTGNKIKGTISQADAVLSNIGECSLILKLYDDANFLNIKGEAK